A single region of the Biomaibacter acetigenes genome encodes:
- a CDS encoding YdbC family protein, whose product MPDKEIKFEIIQNLGILSTSPKGWRKEINLISWDGREPKYDIRDWDPEHKRMSKGITLTTEELKKLKEVLNKWN is encoded by the coding sequence ATGCCAGACAAAGAAATAAAGTTTGAAATCATACAAAATCTTGGGATCCTCTCTACATCTCCAAAGGGATGGAGAAAAGAAATCAATTTGATCAGCTGGGATGGCCGAGAACCAAAATACGATATCCGGGATTGGGACCCTGAACATAAAAGAATGAGTAAAGGTATTACGTTGACAACTGAAGAGCTGAAAAAGCTGAAGGAGGTCCTAAATAAGTGGAATTAA
- a CDS encoding DUF2800 domain-containing protein encodes MKNIEAQVPVAEHALLSASGAHKWLVCTPSARLEETFPETTSEYAEEGRLAHQIAELKLRKHFIEPMGPKTFNNKLKKLKENPLFQEEMLNHVDEYFNYVCKIALNYPSTPYVTIEKKLDYSTYVPEGFGTGDCIIIGGDTLHIIDFKYGKGVPVSAEDNPQMKLYALGALSAYSILYSIKKVKMSIVQPRLDSISEWEISAADLLTWGESIKPIAQKAFNGEGNFVPGDHCRFCRAKALCRARAEFNMSLESYNMMKPPIISNQEVGEILIKAQDLVKWVKDLEEYALSECLAGNDIPGWKAVEGRSVRQFTDQEAAFKVLMANGIDEAMLYERKPLTLASVEKLLGKAKFKELLDAYVETPPGKPTLVPESDKREPIRRISAEEDFKS; translated from the coding sequence ATGAAAAATATCGAGGCCCAGGTCCCGGTAGCCGAACATGCTTTATTATCGGCCTCAGGGGCGCATAAGTGGCTGGTATGCACACCATCCGCAAGACTGGAAGAGACTTTTCCGGAGACCACAAGCGAATATGCGGAAGAAGGGAGATTAGCCCATCAAATCGCAGAGTTAAAACTCCGGAAACACTTTATCGAACCCATGGGACCTAAGACTTTCAATAACAAACTTAAAAAACTTAAAGAAAATCCTTTATTTCAGGAAGAAATGTTAAACCACGTAGATGAATACTTTAATTATGTTTGCAAAATAGCACTTAATTATCCTTCAACACCCTATGTAACTATCGAAAAAAAGCTGGATTACAGCACTTATGTTCCTGAAGGTTTCGGCACCGGAGACTGCATCATAATTGGTGGCGACACCCTTCACATAATTGATTTTAAATACGGAAAGGGGGTGCCTGTGTCAGCAGAAGACAATCCGCAAATGAAACTTTACGCACTGGGGGCTTTATCAGCCTATTCAATCCTGTATTCAATCAAAAAAGTGAAGATGTCTATAGTGCAGCCCAGACTTGACAGCATTTCAGAATGGGAAATATCAGCAGCGGACTTGCTAACCTGGGGTGAAAGTATTAAACCTATTGCACAAAAAGCCTTCAATGGCGAAGGTAATTTTGTTCCCGGGGATCATTGCCGCTTTTGCCGGGCAAAAGCACTATGCCGGGCCCGGGCAGAATTCAATATGAGTCTTGAGAGCTATAATATGATGAAGCCCCCAATAATCTCGAATCAGGAAGTGGGAGAAATCCTGATAAAAGCTCAGGACCTGGTTAAGTGGGTTAAGGACCTTGAGGAATATGCTTTGTCAGAATGCTTGGCCGGCAATGATATACCCGGATGGAAAGCGGTTGAAGGCCGAAGCGTAAGACAATTTACCGACCAAGAAGCAGCTTTTAAGGTACTCATGGCAAACGGTATAGATGAAGCCATGCTGTATGAACGTAAACCGTTAACCTTAGCAAGCGTTGAAAAGTTACTGGGGAAAGCAAAATTCAAAGAACTATTAGACGCTTATGTAGAAACGCCGCCCGGAAAACCGACTTTAGTACCGGAAAGCGACAAACGAGAACCGATAAGACGCATAAGCGCAGAAGAAGATTTTAAAAGCTAA
- a CDS encoding DUF2815 family protein, whose protein sequence is MSKNNPQHVVTGKVRLSYVHLFTPYANPNGGEPRYSVTILLPKSDIATKQRIDAAIQAAIQTGISSKWNGVRPPQIAIPIHDGDGVRPSDGMPFGEECKGHWVFTASSKQPPQIVDLQLNPIINQSEIYSGIYARVSIQFFPYSNSGKKGIGCGLGNVQKLEDGEPLGGRTTAADDFGDSAEIYTTQQIPAYTQPIQQNQPTYSQLNKPTFAQPMPSAPQIDPITGMPITGRVMGI, encoded by the coding sequence ATGAGCAAAAATAATCCACAGCATGTAGTAACCGGCAAAGTGAGACTTAGTTATGTGCATCTGTTTACACCATACGCAAATCCAAACGGAGGGGAACCAAGATACAGCGTAACAATCCTGCTTCCAAAATCCGACATAGCGACAAAACAGCGTATTGATGCAGCTATTCAGGCAGCCATTCAAACCGGGATATCCTCAAAATGGAATGGTGTCAGACCCCCGCAAATAGCAATACCCATCCATGACGGCGACGGGGTCCGGCCTTCTGACGGAATGCCTTTTGGTGAAGAATGCAAAGGGCACTGGGTATTTACGGCATCCTCCAAACAGCCTCCACAGATAGTGGATTTACAGCTTAACCCGATTATTAATCAAAGTGAAATCTATTCCGGCATTTATGCTAGAGTGTCAATTCAATTCTTCCCTTACTCCAACAGCGGTAAAAAAGGTATCGGATGCGGCCTTGGCAATGTCCAGAAACTCGAAGACGGAGAACCGTTAGGTGGGCGCACCACCGCCGCTGACGATTTTGGCGACAGCGCCGAAATATACACCACGCAACAGATACCTGCTTATACTCAACCAATACAACAAAATCAACCAACATATTCACAATTAAACAAACCAACTTTTGCACAACCTATGCCTTCAGCACCGCAGATTGACCCAATAACTGGCATGCCGATTACCGGCCGAGTGATGGGCATATGA
- a CDS encoding DNA polymerase, protein MKHLSIDLETFSSVDIKKAGLYKYVQSPDFQILLFAFAFDDDPVQVIDLAQGEKIPQHVISALWDPNIIKHAYNASFEWYCLSKFFSISNPEAWLPQWQDTMLHGLYCGYTAGLAATGAALGLPEDKKKMSIGQALIRTFCVPCKPTKSNGYRTRTLPHHEPEKWKLFKQYNAQDVVTEREIERRLSAFPVPEQEQKLWRLDQQINNYGVMVDQDLIEGALYCSEKITDELINEAIKISGLDNPKSVQQLSQWLEEETGEEIPDLQKDTVKNLIKTTEDEKVKRMLEIRQELSKTSVKKYTAMKEAVCDDGRIRGLLQFYGANRTGRWAGRLVQVQNLPRNYLETLSHARDCVKNKKVDALKIVYGSIPDTLSQLIRTAFIPSPGYVLIDADFSAIEARVVAWLAGEQWRLDVFNTHGKIYEASASQMFGVPIEKIVKGNPEYALRQKGKVAELALGYQGSVGALIKMGALSMGLTEEELPEIVQRWRSSNKRIVDLWYAVENAALTVMRTGQPVGIKNLLFAREGDYNTGQDFLTITLPSGRKLFYVKPFIAQNDRGQDALYYHGINQTSKKWETVSTYGGKLVENITQAVARDCLAESLMRLTAAGYKIVFHVHDEVVLDVPEEKADLDKVCEIMGQPIPWAPGLPLKADGFITKFYKKD, encoded by the coding sequence ATGAAACATCTATCAATAGACTTAGAAACCTTTAGTAGTGTAGATATTAAAAAGGCGGGATTGTACAAGTATGTACAATCCCCCGACTTCCAAATATTGCTTTTTGCATTTGCCTTCGATGATGACCCTGTGCAGGTAATTGATCTGGCTCAGGGTGAAAAAATACCCCAACATGTCATATCCGCTCTGTGGGACCCAAATATTATCAAACATGCCTATAATGCATCCTTTGAATGGTACTGCCTAAGCAAATTTTTCAGTATATCAAACCCGGAAGCATGGCTCCCCCAATGGCAGGATACCATGCTGCACGGCTTATATTGCGGTTACACGGCAGGCCTGGCAGCCACAGGCGCCGCACTAGGGCTGCCTGAAGATAAAAAGAAAATGAGCATCGGCCAGGCGCTTATCCGGACTTTTTGCGTGCCCTGCAAGCCCACAAAAAGCAACGGATACCGGACAAGGACGTTACCACACCATGAACCTGAAAAGTGGAAATTATTCAAGCAGTATAACGCCCAGGATGTAGTGACTGAGCGGGAAATAGAACGTAGACTGTCTGCCTTTCCGGTGCCGGAACAGGAACAAAAACTCTGGCGGCTGGATCAGCAGATAAATAATTATGGGGTTATGGTGGACCAGGATCTAATTGAAGGGGCTTTATATTGCAGCGAAAAAATTACAGATGAATTAATAAATGAGGCAATAAAGATTTCAGGCCTGGACAACCCCAAAAGTGTTCAACAATTGTCACAGTGGCTCGAAGAAGAAACCGGAGAGGAAATACCGGACCTGCAAAAAGATACTGTTAAAAATCTTATTAAAACTACCGAAGATGAAAAAGTAAAACGCATGCTGGAGATCCGTCAGGAGCTTTCTAAAACATCCGTGAAAAAATATACAGCCATGAAAGAAGCTGTATGCGACGACGGACGTATCCGAGGGCTATTACAATTTTACGGAGCCAACCGTACTGGCCGATGGGCAGGCCGCCTCGTCCAGGTTCAGAACCTTCCTCGAAATTATCTTGAAACATTATCCCACGCCAGGGACTGTGTAAAAAACAAAAAAGTAGACGCCCTAAAAATCGTATACGGCAGTATTCCAGATACCCTCTCGCAACTCATCCGAACCGCTTTTATACCGTCTCCCGGGTATGTTTTAATAGATGCTGACTTTTCCGCGATAGAAGCCCGGGTAGTCGCCTGGCTTGCCGGTGAACAATGGCGGCTTGATGTGTTCAACACTCATGGGAAAATATATGAAGCATCCGCATCCCAGATGTTCGGAGTACCTATAGAAAAAATAGTTAAGGGTAATCCGGAATATGCCTTAAGGCAAAAAGGAAAAGTTGCAGAATTAGCTTTAGGTTATCAGGGTTCCGTAGGTGCCCTTATCAAGATGGGTGCATTGAGCATGGGGCTAACCGAAGAAGAATTACCGGAAATTGTGCAACGGTGGAGATCCTCAAACAAAAGGATTGTGGATCTATGGTATGCGGTAGAAAATGCTGCTCTTACCGTAATGAGAACAGGTCAACCTGTAGGTATAAAAAATCTGCTATTTGCCCGAGAAGGAGATTATAACACTGGCCAAGATTTCTTAACAATTACCTTGCCCAGTGGCCGAAAGTTATTTTATGTAAAACCGTTTATCGCACAAAATGACCGGGGCCAGGATGCGCTATATTATCACGGGATAAATCAAACGTCAAAGAAGTGGGAAACGGTCTCTACATACGGAGGCAAACTGGTTGAAAATATAACCCAAGCAGTTGCCCGTGATTGTTTGGCTGAAAGCCTAATGAGGCTTACTGCTGCCGGATACAAAATCGTTTTCCACGTACATGATGAAGTTGTGCTGGATGTACCGGAAGAAAAAGCAGATCTTGACAAAGTATGCGAAATTATGGGGCAACCAATACCTTGGGCACCAGGATTACCACTTAAAGCGGATGGGTTTATAACAAAGTTCTATAAAAAAGATTAA
- a CDS encoding virulence-associated E family protein, whose protein sequence is MLTNDRKITISAAGSRRATRWPAQTLYWSEFVERLKTPVRGTETLTEYLRFPKSRQDDLKDVGGFVGGLLKNDRRKANNVIGRDIITLDLDNIPAGGTQDALRRIEALGCAYVVYSTRKHEEAKPRLRVIIPGNRTITADEYEPLARKLASIIGIELCDPSTFEASRLMYWPSCCSDSQYVYQYGDKPFLDVDGLLATYKDWRNVAEWPEIPGVQQTHAKLAAKQGDPTAKAGIVGAFCKVYDIYKAMDTFLPGVYAPCDGKPDRYTYTGGSTTGGAIVYDNGTFLYSHHATDPAGGRLVNAFDLVRLHKFGELDDEAKPDTPTNKLPSYAAMCELAVSDAQVVALLNQERYEKATQDFAVITVNQDDNTNWISKLQVSTTTGMPAKTTDNILIILENDPLLKGKLAFDEFANRGLVLGPLPWDPRTERRQWTDVDDAGLRHYLEHTYKITGKDRIFDATALCAHKHLINDVKDYLTSLEWDGIKRLDTLLIDYLGAEDTPYTRAVIRKSLTAAVARVMTPGVKYDFVPIIAGPQGIGKSTFLRILGRQWFSDSLTTFEGKEASEMVQGIWINELGELNGLNRSEINAVKQFISRTDDIYREPYGRRTGRYPRRCVFFGTTNDAEFLRDKTGNRRFWPVDVGIQPVKKDVFKDLENEVDQIWAEAFVHWQLGEPLYLTGEIAAEAKREQEAHEESNAKEGIIQEFVERRVPLDWEKRTLNERRLYWAGEFGRDTGETMERDRICAAEIWCECLGGDIKYMKRSDVLEINSILANIPGWKRSKGTYRFGCYGHQRGFIRIK, encoded by the coding sequence ATGCTCACTAATGACCGAAAAATAACGATATCCGCTGCCGGAAGCCGAAGAGCCACACGATGGCCCGCTCAAACTTTATATTGGTCTGAATTTGTAGAACGCTTAAAAACGCCGGTAAGAGGCACCGAAACTTTAACTGAATACTTACGTTTCCCCAAAAGCCGTCAAGATGATTTAAAAGACGTGGGCGGCTTTGTAGGGGGCCTTTTAAAAAATGACAGGAGAAAAGCAAACAATGTAATCGGAAGGGATATCATCACCCTGGACCTTGATAATATACCCGCAGGTGGCACTCAGGACGCATTGCGCCGAATTGAAGCCCTGGGATGTGCTTATGTCGTATATTCCACACGTAAACATGAGGAAGCAAAGCCACGACTTCGGGTAATCATACCGGGCAACCGGACAATTACAGCCGATGAATACGAACCATTGGCCCGAAAACTGGCAAGCATAATTGGAATAGAATTATGTGATCCTTCTACCTTTGAGGCTTCCAGGCTCATGTATTGGCCCTCATGCTGCTCTGACAGCCAATACGTCTACCAATATGGAGACAAACCTTTCCTGGATGTGGATGGGCTACTGGCAACGTATAAAGACTGGCGCAATGTAGCAGAATGGCCTGAAATACCAGGAGTACAACAGACACATGCAAAACTCGCCGCAAAACAGGGAGATCCTACGGCCAAAGCAGGTATCGTCGGTGCCTTCTGCAAGGTATATGACATATATAAGGCTATGGATACTTTTTTACCCGGCGTTTATGCCCCATGCGACGGTAAGCCGGATCGATACACTTATACCGGTGGATCCACAACCGGCGGTGCAATTGTATATGATAACGGAACATTCCTTTATTCGCACCATGCCACAGATCCAGCGGGAGGACGGCTGGTAAATGCTTTTGACCTCGTGAGATTACATAAGTTTGGTGAACTGGACGATGAGGCAAAGCCCGATACCCCTACAAATAAATTGCCATCTTATGCGGCAATGTGTGAGCTGGCGGTATCGGATGCCCAGGTGGTAGCATTACTCAATCAAGAGCGATACGAAAAAGCCACTCAAGATTTTGCTGTAATCACTGTAAATCAAGATGATAATACCAATTGGATAAGTAAGTTGCAGGTCAGCACCACCACCGGTATGCCGGCAAAGACAACGGACAATATCCTGATTATACTGGAAAACGATCCACTTTTGAAAGGAAAGCTTGCTTTTGATGAATTCGCCAACAGAGGTCTAGTGCTGGGCCCCCTACCCTGGGATCCTCGCACGGAACGCCGACAATGGACAGATGTCGATGACGCCGGTCTCAGACATTACCTTGAACACACTTATAAAATCACGGGTAAAGACAGAATATTCGACGCCACAGCATTATGCGCTCATAAACACTTGATAAATGACGTAAAAGACTACTTAACCAGCTTAGAATGGGATGGTATTAAACGACTTGACACATTGCTTATAGACTACCTGGGGGCCGAGGATACGCCATACACCAGGGCGGTCATACGTAAGTCTTTAACGGCAGCTGTGGCCAGGGTAATGACGCCGGGAGTAAAATATGACTTTGTGCCGATTATAGCAGGACCACAGGGTATAGGTAAAAGCACTTTTTTAAGAATCCTGGGCCGGCAATGGTTTTCTGATAGCTTAACAACTTTTGAAGGCAAAGAAGCATCTGAAATGGTCCAGGGTATATGGATCAATGAACTCGGAGAACTAAACGGCCTTAATCGTTCAGAAATCAATGCCGTAAAGCAATTTATAAGCAGAACGGACGATATATATCGAGAACCATATGGCCGGCGCACAGGCAGATATCCGAGACGATGCGTATTTTTTGGGACTACCAACGATGCTGAATTTTTAAGAGACAAGACAGGCAATCGACGCTTTTGGCCAGTAGATGTGGGGATTCAACCTGTAAAGAAAGATGTTTTTAAGGATTTAGAAAATGAGGTAGACCAAATATGGGCTGAAGCATTCGTTCACTGGCAGCTGGGGGAACCGTTATATTTGACGGGTGAAATAGCGGCTGAAGCAAAGAGAGAACAGGAAGCGCATGAAGAAAGCAATGCGAAAGAGGGCATTATTCAAGAATTTGTAGAACGTCGGGTGCCGCTGGATTGGGAAAAAAGGACTTTAAATGAAAGGCGATTATATTGGGCCGGGGAGTTTGGCCGTGACACCGGCGAAACCATGGAACGGGACCGGATATGTGCCGCAGAAATATGGTGCGAATGCCTGGGCGGGGATATCAAGTATATGAAAAGGTCCGATGTGTTGGAAATAAATAGTATTTTGGCAAACATCCCGGGGTGGAAAAGAAGTAAAGGCACGTATCGCTTCGGGTGTTATGGACATCAAAGAGGATTTATCAGAATCAAATAA
- a CDS encoding VRR-NUC domain-containing protein has product MREKDIEQYLRNKVKEFGGRAYKFISPGNAGVPDRLVLFPGGRMAFVELKAPGEKPTPLQKAQQEKIRALGFPVYVIDSKEKVDIFIHQYTGVTLE; this is encoded by the coding sequence ATGAGAGAAAAAGATATCGAACAATATTTACGAAATAAGGTAAAAGAGTTCGGAGGCAGAGCATATAAATTTATCTCCCCGGGCAATGCAGGGGTGCCTGATAGGTTGGTGCTGTTTCCCGGAGGTCGTATGGCCTTTGTGGAATTGAAAGCACCGGGAGAAAAACCCACACCTTTACAGAAGGCACAGCAGGAAAAAATCCGAGCTTTGGGGTTTCCAGTATATGTAATCGACAGTAAAGAAAAAGTGGATATCTTTATTCACCAGTATACAGGAGTGACTTTGGAGTGA
- a CDS encoding HNH endonuclease — protein MKKIIVKCDWCGKVILRYPSQIKGKKKIFCSRDCMNKFASKSYNPVGYTYRDFTKNAARFKEINAKLNPTRMTMETRKKLRISRLGKGEGKTYTKTYGRHTHRIVAEKMLGRKLLPGEVVHHIDGNKRNNKPENLMVFASQKEHAAWHLKEEKFFNGTVLGREVMPE, from the coding sequence GTGAAAAAGATAATCGTTAAGTGCGATTGGTGTGGCAAAGTGATATTGCGGTATCCAAGCCAGATAAAGGGTAAAAAGAAGATTTTTTGTAGTCGAGATTGCATGAATAAATTTGCATCTAAAAGTTATAACCCTGTTGGATACACTTATCGAGATTTTACAAAAAACGCTGCAAGGTTTAAAGAAATTAACGCTAAATTAAACCCAACACGCATGACTATGGAAACTCGTAAAAAATTAAGAATTTCACGGTTGGGTAAAGGTGAAGGTAAAACTTATACCAAAACTTACGGGCGTCACACACATAGGATTGTTGCTGAAAAGATGCTAGGTAGAAAATTATTACCGGGTGAAGTTGTTCACCACATTGATGGGAATAAACGAAACAATAAACCTGAAAATTTAATGGTTTTTGCTTCCCAAAAAGAACACGCTGCTTGGCATTTGAAAGAAGAAAAATTTTTCAATGGCACGGTTTTAGGTCGGGAGGTGATGCCTGAATGA
- a CDS encoding type II toxin-antitoxin system HicB family antitoxin, which translates to MKKDIYVFPAILTQYEDNIGITFPDLPGCVSNAKNMDEAVKNAKEALALHLFGMEEDGIDIPSPSSINNLKLDSNEIPLLVEVYMPLYRNAIESSTVKTTVTMPQWLKALAEKKNVNFSQLLQSALKEHLGIHDRP; encoded by the coding sequence ATGAAAAAGGATATTTATGTTTTCCCTGCTATTTTAACTCAATATGAAGATAATATTGGCATTACATTTCCCGATTTGCCCGGTTGCGTGTCTAACGCCAAAAATATGGATGAGGCCGTTAAAAACGCCAAAGAAGCTTTAGCACTTCATCTGTTCGGTATGGAAGAAGATGGCATTGATATCCCTTCTCCTTCATCTATCAATAATTTAAAATTAGATTCAAATGAAATTCCATTACTGGTTGAAGTTTATATGCCTTTATACCGCAATGCTATTGAATCTTCAACAGTTAAAACAACTGTAACTATGCCGCAGTGGTTAAAAGCTTTAGCTGAAAAAAAGAATGTTAACTTCTCTCAGCTGCTTCAATCAGCATTAAAAGAACATTTAGGTATTCACGATAGGCCGTAA
- a CDS encoding type II toxin-antitoxin system HicA family toxin, with translation MKSYSSREVIKILEQNGWYLKRIVGDHYQYTDGHRLTTIRHPVKDLGIKNLKSIEKQTGIKFN, from the coding sequence ATGAAGTCTTACTCATCAAGAGAAGTAATTAAAATACTCGAACAGAACGGATGGTACTTAAAAAGAATAGTTGGAGACCACTACCAATACACAGACGGCCATAGGTTGACAACAATCAGACATCCGGTCAAGGATTTAGGAATAAAAAACTTAAAAAGCATCGAAAAACAAACAGGGATTAAATTCAACTAA
- a CDS encoding phage terminase large subunit family protein: MSKLALTESTSRQRKNARIEWSPWLQKALKVFKPPERLTVSEWADKYRVLDAKTSAEPGPWRTARTPYLQGIMDAFTDPDIEEIIFVKPTQVGGTECLNNIVGYVIAQDPSPTLIVYPTLELAEYTSKNRVQPMINLCPVLKERYQEKESKILELQFDGMYVVLSGANSPASLASRPIRYLFMDEVDKFPPSAGKEADPRSLARERTKTFAHNKKIFQTSTPTRKNGPIWQEWENADDQRRFYVPCPHCGHYQTLRFKQIKWPKPADQDPSPEDARATAYYECEQCRGIITDGHKPGMLRAGRWESERKTGTRKTAFHLNAIYSPWVRFGDVAYEFLKSKDFPELLMNFINSWLAEPWEQTEVKMNSDLVLQRQSEYEEGVVPDGTMLITGGVDVQKDHFYYTIRAWGTSMTSWNIAHGIAETWDQIEYVMNLLYQDKQGNTYQVNLCAIDSGDRTDEVYDFCAFNQEWAVPVKGSSNPLLSRYKVSTIDKVNSKAHGMRLYLVDGNQYKDMIAGRLRRPNGPGSWMVYKGCDREYAEQICAEEKVIEKKKNGAEVEVWKPKATHAANHYLDAEVYAALAADLLHVRYLQSKTNREQPEINKTQPVEYQQNNFIKPNSNWIPQKGRWL; the protein is encoded by the coding sequence TTGAGCAAATTAGCATTGACGGAGTCTACAAGCCGTCAAAGAAAAAACGCAAGAATTGAATGGTCTCCCTGGCTACAAAAAGCTCTGAAGGTGTTTAAACCTCCTGAGCGGTTAACAGTTTCAGAATGGGCTGATAAATATAGAGTGCTTGATGCAAAAACATCTGCTGAACCCGGTCCCTGGAGGACGGCAAGGACGCCGTATCTTCAGGGGATAATGGACGCATTCACTGATCCTGACATAGAAGAAATAATCTTTGTAAAGCCTACACAGGTGGGCGGCACCGAATGTCTAAATAACATAGTGGGTTATGTCATTGCCCAGGATCCAAGCCCGACATTGATTGTATATCCTACGCTGGAACTTGCCGAATATACATCAAAAAACAGGGTCCAGCCCATGATAAACCTTTGCCCAGTTTTAAAGGAACGATACCAGGAAAAAGAGAGCAAGATACTTGAACTGCAGTTTGACGGCATGTATGTAGTGCTGTCCGGGGCAAATAGTCCAGCATCCCTGGCCTCCCGGCCAATACGGTACTTATTTATGGACGAGGTGGATAAATTCCCTCCAAGTGCCGGTAAAGAAGCAGACCCGAGGAGTCTGGCCCGAGAGAGGACTAAGACCTTTGCTCACAACAAAAAGATATTTCAAACCTCTACTCCTACTCGAAAGAATGGACCTATATGGCAGGAGTGGGAGAACGCTGACGACCAGCGAAGATTTTATGTTCCATGCCCTCACTGTGGCCATTATCAGACACTTAGATTTAAGCAGATCAAATGGCCTAAACCAGCAGATCAAGATCCCTCTCCGGAGGACGCCCGGGCCACGGCATATTATGAATGTGAGCAATGCCGTGGAATCATCACCGACGGCCATAAACCAGGGATGCTTCGGGCGGGCAGGTGGGAGTCCGAAAGGAAAACTGGCACTAGAAAAACAGCATTCCACCTTAATGCAATTTATTCACCATGGGTAAGATTCGGTGATGTGGCTTATGAATTCCTCAAATCCAAAGACTTCCCTGAGCTTCTAATGAACTTTATAAACTCCTGGCTTGCGGAACCTTGGGAGCAGACGGAGGTCAAAATGAACTCCGATTTAGTGTTACAGCGACAGAGTGAATACGAGGAAGGTGTGGTCCCTGATGGCACTATGCTGATAACGGGAGGCGTAGACGTTCAGAAGGACCATTTTTATTATACAATTCGAGCCTGGGGCACCAGCATGACCAGCTGGAATATAGCCCATGGGATAGCGGAAACCTGGGACCAGATTGAATATGTCATGAATCTGCTATACCAAGATAAGCAAGGGAACACATATCAAGTCAACCTTTGTGCGATTGATTCTGGTGACCGAACCGATGAAGTATATGACTTTTGTGCTTTTAATCAGGAATGGGCGGTGCCGGTAAAAGGATCATCGAATCCGCTACTTTCTAGATATAAAGTAAGCACAATTGATAAAGTAAACAGTAAGGCGCATGGTATGAGACTGTATCTTGTAGACGGCAATCAGTATAAAGATATGATTGCCGGCAGACTGAGACGACCCAATGGTCCCGGTTCCTGGATGGTATATAAAGGCTGTGACCGTGAATATGCTGAGCAGATATGCGCTGAAGAAAAAGTTATTGAAAAAAAGAAAAACGGTGCAGAGGTTGAAGTATGGAAACCCAAAGCCACACATGCGGCAAACCACTATTTAGATGCTGAAGTCTATGCTGCTCTGGCCGCGGACCTTTTGCATGTAAGGTATCTACAATCGAAGACGAACCGGGAACAGCCGGAAATAAATAAAACTCAGCCGGTTGAATATCAGCAGAATAATTTTATTAAACCAAACTCTAATTGGATACCTCAGAAAGGCAGGTGGTTATAG
- a CDS encoding phage portal protein — MNWLDRAISVFSPAWAYRRVAWRNALRSFYDSGGTDRLNSGWTTINATAEQTNQGQRDTIRARARDLERNADFAESIINSFERNVVGTGIRVQAKVVDASGNEDDELNQQIEDLWEEWCRARNCDVTGQQSFVEMQQMAVRRLIVDGGIIFIKAYTNTGPVPFSLQAREVDELDTSLNSLPGANGNRIVGGVELDKYNRPVAYWLKQYTPDGFWNGKSERIPEQRVIFLWHKTRPTQIREVSPMAKTLPRVRDTNEFIEAVSVKERILACLSVFIKNKIPQV, encoded by the coding sequence TTGAATTGGCTTGATAGAGCGATATCCGTTTTCAGCCCTGCCTGGGCATATAGGCGCGTAGCCTGGCGAAATGCGCTGAGGAGTTTTTATGATTCCGGGGGAACAGATAGACTGAATTCCGGATGGACCACCATAAACGCTACCGCAGAACAGACAAACCAAGGGCAGAGAGATACAATTCGGGCAAGAGCCCGGGACCTTGAAAGGAATGCCGATTTTGCGGAAAGTATAATCAATTCATTCGAGCGTAACGTTGTAGGGACAGGAATACGAGTTCAGGCTAAAGTTGTTGATGCTAGTGGGAATGAGGATGATGAATTAAATCAGCAGATTGAGGACCTATGGGAAGAATGGTGCCGAGCCCGTAATTGTGATGTAACCGGCCAGCAGTCTTTTGTCGAGATGCAGCAGATGGCGGTACGCCGCTTGATTGTTGATGGTGGAATAATTTTTATAAAAGCATATACAAATACCGGCCCGGTGCCGTTTTCACTGCAAGCCAGAGAAGTAGATGAGCTGGATACATCGCTAAATAGCTTGCCCGGAGCAAACGGGAACAGGATTGTCGGTGGAGTTGAACTTGACAAATATAACCGGCCTGTAGCTTATTGGCTTAAACAATATACCCCTGATGGTTTTTGGAATGGAAAATCAGAGAGGATACCCGAACAGAGGGTAATTTTTTTATGGCACAAAACCAGGCCTACGCAAATCCGTGAAGTATCTCCGATGGCAAAGACATTACCGAGGGTTAGAGATACAAATGAATTTATAGAAGCTGTATCGGTAAAAGAAAGAATTTTGGCTTGTCTATCCGTTTTTATCAAAAACAAAATCCCACAGGTCTAG